In the genome of Aedes aegypti strain LVP_AGWG chromosome 2, AaegL5.0 Primary Assembly, whole genome shotgun sequence, the window AGTCCAGCGTTAGCCGTtctgtaaacgtacgcacacaatcatgcttgtttataggttgcatacatccgggcgtttgttcagatgttattgttcaataatagtataatAATTGCAActaaaacagcaaaaaacgtttttatacgtttttaacgacatttttgagaaaaacacataaaaatatattaatagaagcatttttatccattttctatgatctaggatagaaaaaaaacattctaaaacacatcgttcgtccaaatcgagggtggcgcgttttgccccctatgggcatattatccccagttcccctacataGAATTCTCCTTCTTGCACGTCTTTAGCACGTGAATAAGAAATTTGTATCGCCCTTATTATTCTGCTATCAAAATTGTATGACCATTTCGAGGCTTTCCGCAGAACCCTAAAATGGTTTTTTGTAGGATCATTCAAACGCATGAAACATGGTTGtccaatcgtttctcaaaaagttCACACTAatgcatttttctaaaaaaatgtttgatatagtgccacattatagccgattccggacactaaatgtgacttgaaatttgtctaTCTCCAGGGGCACAAAAACACAGCAATCTTTTTACCCAACCTGACCCAGTAAGTCATCGgtataactccggccacattgGCGTTCCCGAGCTCTTTTGGCAAGTTTGGAAACTATACTATATATAATTGATGTCCGTTAAAATTCGCTAAGTGGagagagttttaatttttttctttcacACAGGCCTATACGattcaaatttaacaaataCATCCATTCTTTAAcagcaaaatatttgaatatgattCTTAATactattgaattgaattgaaactaTTGAATTACATAAATCATCCAATGCCGATACGCTCGATACACTCGATCAATATCAATTCTGATTATCAataattaacccgtataggcctgagtgaaagcaaaaatactaaaaccgctaacaaaatattcaaaacttttttgtttctctatatttttgcaccattttttcacaagatctcaaaaagctcttctagtttgagaatcCGTGGCGATATTggtcattggtgatctagttttgatgatattccgatgttccttgggggaccgacattctccatatgaaatgtctttggcggccattttatgtttggtcaatttatcaaaaaaataaaataaaataaaatgtgtactatacaatgctAGGTAGttaggagctactctgaaaaaatcatacaaaccggttcagtattcttggagaaatctgaaaattactcTATGAGGTTTTTtatagttttcaagatctttatttgtccagccagagtggtaccagaaacacaaaagctcattactcaaagacggctgcaccaagcTTTTCACTACATACTCGCAATAATGTATCATTCCAAGGAGTGAATAtgcgaatacgataaaaaatgtgcaggctgagatatttacgtgggttatggctaggcgtcggtcccccaaggaattttggaatatctccggatgcagatgaccaattatcaatattgacgcatctaaaactagaagagtttttttaaaagcttgtgaaaaattggtgcaaaatatttagaaacaaaatagttatcgcgctttgaatatttttagaggtaaaatatgaagctgccggttGAGGGGTTAATGGATTCTAATGTTTTTCTGTCAGTTTactggtacacatatctagcttctagaagtggccagaaaaactctggaatatttctttttaacagcaaaagatacaaaaaaaaattgaacatgtTCCTTAATAGGTACTATTGAAATGaattgaaattattgaattaCATAGAACATCCATTGCTGAAACATTGGAtcaaatgtcagttcaaatcaTCAATAATTAAAGCAAAAAgcattgcaatcttctattggcaTGATAAGTGGTTAGTATATATTGGATAATCTGGACTACTGATGTAAATAATATGTAACATGTTTCAATCGAAGTGTTCATTATTGCTCAATTTGATTTTACTTATTCGACAAAATATATGGTAATCAAATGCTTGTTTACAATATGGTTTACGAAACATAAGTTCAGTTCGTCGTACAATATATTGTACGCAAGAAAACATTCCTTTAGATATCAATTGATTTCTTTCCGCTTTACGTATCCTTTACGCTTCATCCTTAAATCTTCCGACCGATTCCTGGCTTACCTGTAACAACGGAAAATTTTGGTCCCGAGGGTCCTCCCTGGAACGGTTCTTTGAATGTATTAGTAAAGAAGACCTCAATGCGCACATGGCCATGCCACCAGTTCAAGTAGGCAGGCAAGAGCACCTCGATGGAATTTTACGGAACGAACTCGGGTAGCTAACAGCTCTATTATAAAGGCGCTCCCGGTCGGACGGTTCATCAGTTCCAAACTTGATTTCGGATAAACAGGTTGACTGCGTTCGCTCTaagcaatttaaaatttgttctaCGTTCATCGTAATTCATTTCGATCTACTTAAGACCAATCATCATGAAGTACCCAAAAGGACAAATCCGTCACATCTTGGACCTGTCCAAGGAGGAGAAGCGTGAATTCTCGCAATCGTTCGATACCATCATGTCCGACTGCGACGGAGTCGTTTGGCACTTTACTGGTCCGATTCCCAACGTGGACAAGGCATTGAAACTGCTGAAGCAGAAAGGCAAGAAGCTGGCGTTCATCTCCAATAACGGCATGCGCACCATGGAGGAGTACAAGCAGAAGTTTCTCAAACTTGGGATACCTTCCCATGAGCTGGAAATTGTCCACCCGGCGTTGACAACGGTTCGATATCTGAAGGCAATCAACATGCAAGATGCGGTCTACTGCATTGCAACAGAGGTCTTCAAAGATTACTTGCGCAATGAAGGATACGTGGTTTTAGATGGGGTAAGTCCAAgaacaaataaataatttaatcgAACAATTTTTAATAAGCAATCCCTTTTCAAATTTGCAGCCTACGGAACAGTTCTCCGACGACAGGGCAGCCGATTCCGTTCGAGTGTTCACGGAATACTTTGAAGAAACCGACAGTCCTAAAGTTGGCGCCGTTGTGATGGATATGGATTGCAACGTTTCGTTGGCTCACCTGATGCGCGCCAAATGCTATCTGCAGCGAAATCCCGATTGTTTGCTCCTAGCCGGCGCTACTGACTATATCGTACCTCTGGGAAGCGATGGCCGAGATGTGATTGGACCCGGATACTTCCTGGAAATGTTGGAACGAGCTACAGGTCGTGAGGCTTTGGTTCTCGGAAAACCTGGCCAAGCCCTGGCGCAGTTCGTTTTGGAACAGTTTAACGTAACACAACCGAAGAAAACGTTGTTCATCGGAGACATGTAAGCATTACTATATTGTGGGATGAGTTATTCGTTTACTAATCGTTGAATTCAAATTTACTTCAAACAGGCTCATGCAAGATATGGGATTCGGATCGCGCTGTGGATTCCAAAAGCTACTACTGTTAAGTGGCGGAACTACGTTGGAGATGTTGAAGGCTCACAACAAGCCCGAAGAATTACCCGATTTCTACGCAGACAGCTTTGCAGATTTCATTCAGCTTTATCGTGATATTTCTGAATAAGATTGTGATATATGATAGTGAATCATAGTAGTATTTAGGTTTGAGCAATTCAATGTAATTGAATGTGATAAATGCCTCTTACCTTCTATTATAATAGTTAAATGAGTAATTTCTACGTTCACTCAGTCACCGAGTCATCAGTATTATCTATCAAGTACGTAGTTTataattctgtaaaaaaaaagatatcaaaaataaacACTATTTGAAATCATAATCACAGTTCAACTACTTTAATTGTTTAATGAGAAATATCACTGCAAATTGTTGTCAGATTGCAACGTTAACATAATGAATTCGAAAACTTATGTAGTCTCATCATTTGAAGCATAGTTATGCCAGAAGCACATCCGTTGGGTACTGTTGGCTGCGATATGTTTCAAATGTAATAGCTGTAATAGCGGAGCCTTCCTttgccgagtgattagagttcccggctacaaagcaaagccatgctgaaggtgtctgggttcgattcccggtcggtccaggatcttttcgtaatggaaatttccttgagttccccctcaatctctgagaatatgcatacttcatcaaaacttcaaacactgcttgaaatctgtattgcatttgaaatgtttgacggtataaaagttaaTTTGACTTCaagtttttctcagtttcaaaatGGCATATAAGGAAGGCGGTgggagaatctaatttttgaggaaagtaacgaacccagaaacattatttttagctattatgattgagggagagccCTTTTACATATCGGAACGTTTGACAGTCATTTAATATTTTAGAATCACTAAATTTCacgcaagtgttcattttgccccgatacctttttaccagaaTTGTTTTCGatccaattttctatctcgtttgtcggacatatgatatgatttttattaccatgaatgaatgcagccggtcgtactaacatcaaacttaaAAACTAGtcgggggtaaattaaaaatattgtcattttatggtcttaaaatgaacatttgcttAGCGTGTctattatgcccctaattcccctataTGCTTTTCGCAAAGAAAAGCTAATTAACGGTGGTAAATCATATCAATGCAAACTATTTGTATTGTCCAAGCATGTAGAAATTAACGATGATTTTTGGTTGGTGCTCAGTACATTTTATCAAGACTCAGGTCCCAATATATTAGTAATAATTTTATCGGGAATATCACCAGGATTTCATTTAGCAGATCAGTTCTTGGTTCAACGTCAGAATCGTTTACGAAATTTTACTTCCACAAATTCAGAATTCCAAAAAATCCGTTGGAAATCTTTACGCGACATCTACTCATCTTTTTCAGGAAGCTTTTAAGAACTCCTTGCTTCCACCCTTTTCTGACATTCTGATatctaaaatgatcaaaaaagaaTAATTGtctacacactccgaaaaaaatcatgcgattgtacgtcttttggatgcacataaaagaagcgagccaaatgacgtgaatttgtgtcacattttaagtacgatggtgtctgattcgggaaatgtcaatcatagcggcatcgttttcatgtcgttcatcatgtaaaattacatttttctttcaatacatctttcagaacccatttttacgtcatttgattacttacatcatgtgtcattcaatcatgtgattttcattatttttaagagtgtagcaGAAGCATAAGCagtggcccagatagccgtaggggtaaacgcgcagctattcagcatgaccatgctgagggtcgtgggttcgaatcccaccagtcgaggatcttttcgttaaggaaattttctcgacttccctgggcatagagtatcttcgtacctgccacacgatatacacatgcaaaaatggt includes:
- the LOC5568745 gene encoding glycerol-3-phosphate phosphatase — protein: MKYPKGQIRHILDLSKEEKREFSQSFDTIMSDCDGVVWHFTGPIPNVDKALKLLKQKGKKLAFISNNGMRTMEEYKQKFLKLGIPSHELEIVHPALTTVRYLKAINMQDAVYCIATEVFKDYLRNEGYVVLDGPTEQFSDDRAADSVRVFTEYFEETDSPKVGAVVMDMDCNVSLAHLMRAKCYLQRNPDCLLLAGATDYIVPLGSDGRDVIGPGYFLEMLERATGREALVLGKPGQALAQFVLEQFNVTQPKKTLFIGDMLMQDMGFGSRCGFQKLLLLSGGTTLEMLKAHNKPEELPDFYADSFADFIQLYRDISE